Proteins from a genomic interval of Desulfofustis limnaeus:
- the ltrA gene encoding group II intron reverse transcriptase/maturase yields MKADDLRQADTVKGLSGRNSERTLTGAEMSPSAGKQTKAELRQQGELMEAACERSNMLLAYQRVMENKGSAGVDGIGIAEFKDHLKRHWPTIRAKLLAGAYTPSPVRRVDIPKPQGGVRTLGIPTLTDRLIQQALHQVLSPLFEPDFSESNYGFRPGRNAHQAVKAARQYVAEGRRFVVDMDLEKFFDRVNHDLLMGRVMKKVNDRRVACLIRRYLECGILTNGVVLPRTEGTPQGGPLSPLLSNILLTDLDRELERRGHAFCRYADDCNIYVKSRRSGERVMGSITRFLGEVLQLTVNEGKSAVARPWERKFLGYSMTWHKQPKLRIAPASRQRLADRIREVLKGACGRNLKKTISELSPILRGWMAYFRLTEVKGVLEELDGWIRRKLRCILWRQWKRRFTRARNLMKAGLTKERAWRSVSNQRGPWWNSGASHMNHAFRKAYFDRLGLVSLLDTMRRLQCIQ; encoded by the coding sequence ATGAAGGCAGATGATCTGCGGCAAGCAGATACCGTCAAAGGGTTATCGGGGCGGAACTCCGAGAGGACTTTGACTGGTGCCGAGATGTCCCCGTCGGCCGGCAAGCAGACGAAAGCGGAGTTGAGGCAGCAGGGTGAGCTCATGGAAGCTGCGTGTGAACGCAGCAATATGCTGCTCGCCTATCAGCGGGTGATGGAGAACAAAGGCAGTGCTGGTGTAGACGGAATAGGCATAGCCGAGTTCAAGGATCACCTTAAACGACACTGGCCGACGATCAGGGCCAAACTGCTGGCTGGGGCCTACACGCCCTCGCCAGTGCGCCGAGTGGACATTCCGAAGCCGCAGGGCGGAGTGAGGACACTTGGTATTCCAACGCTGACGGATCGTTTGATCCAGCAAGCGTTGCATCAGGTATTGTCACCATTATTCGAGCCGGACTTTTCTGAGTCGAACTATGGTTTTCGGCCAGGGCGGAATGCCCATCAGGCTGTAAAGGCGGCCAGACAGTATGTAGCTGAAGGTCGCAGATTTGTGGTGGATATGGATCTGGAGAAGTTCTTTGACCGGGTCAACCACGATCTTCTGATGGGGCGAGTTATGAAGAAGGTGAATGACAGGCGCGTGGCGTGTCTGATTCGCCGGTATCTTGAGTGCGGGATACTGACAAACGGTGTGGTGTTGCCTCGAACTGAGGGGACGCCGCAGGGCGGCCCTTTGAGTCCGCTGCTCTCCAACATCCTGCTCACGGATCTCGACCGGGAACTTGAACGAAGAGGACATGCCTTCTGCCGTTATGCTGATGACTGTAATATCTATGTCAAAAGCCGACGGTCAGGTGAACGGGTAATGGGGTCGATAACCCGTTTTCTGGGTGAAGTGCTGCAACTGACGGTCAATGAAGGCAAAAGCGCGGTGGCGCGTCCGTGGGAGCGGAAGTTTCTTGGCTACAGCATGACGTGGCACAAGCAACCCAAACTGCGGATCGCCCCTGCGAGTCGCCAACGACTGGCAGACAGAATCCGGGAAGTGCTGAAAGGCGCTTGCGGTCGTAACCTGAAGAAGACAATCAGTGAACTTTCGCCAATCCTTCGCGGCTGGATGGCCTATTTCAGGCTCACCGAAGTAAAAGGAGTGTTGGAAGAGCTTGACGGTTGGATCAGGCGTAAACTGCGCTGCATTCTTTGGCGCCAATGGAAACGTCGCTTCACGCGCGCACGCAATCTGATGAAGGCAGGGCTGACGAAGGAACGCGCCTGGCGCTCAGTGAGCAACCAGCGTGGTCCATGGTGGAACAGTGGTGCAAGCCACATGAACCACGCGTTTCGGAAAGCCTATTTTGATCGATTAGGGTTAGTGTCTTTGCTTGATACAATGCGAAGACTCCAGTGTATTCAATGA
- a CDS encoding ISNCY family transposase, translated as MRRKRNPQTTIFEVLGKHPGPRELEQMDAILATDHHLLDQAYADLLKKSRSDTGRQGMTAEQVVRCTLLKQFRELSYDDLAYYLADSHSFRSFVRLEPGHFPAKSTLQENIKALSEEAWLAIHQFLLAYAQQAKIENGRKIRLDSTAVQTDIHRPTDATLLWDGIRVITRWLFEGKELSPCPGYGCSDHRRVVKKRLLSIQNATKQETRQTAYRDMLHYAGRVIAYAEQAIPELADFGGDSIEDYTHARALAEKLSRAIDLLRRVMDQTERRVFKGEQVPASEKIVSLFETHTDILVKGRRETEFGHKVFLTGGASNLILDCLVERGNPADAERFLPLLKRHIERYGRPPRQSTADGGFASQANLAGAKAADVKDVVFAKKRGLSIVDMAKSTWVYRRLRNFRAGIEANISTLKRSYGLKRCNWSGWEGFKAYIWSAIVAYNLTVLARIQLATA; from the coding sequence ATGCGCAGAAAACGCAATCCACAAACCACGATCTTCGAGGTTCTTGGCAAACATCCCGGACCTCGTGAGCTGGAACAGATGGACGCCATCCTGGCAACCGACCACCATCTGCTTGACCAGGCCTATGCCGATCTGCTCAAGAAAAGCCGCTCCGATACCGGCCGCCAGGGCATGACTGCCGAACAGGTAGTCCGCTGCACGCTCCTCAAACAGTTCCGCGAACTCAGCTACGATGATCTGGCCTATTATCTGGCCGACTCCCATTCGTTTCGCAGCTTCGTCCGCCTTGAACCGGGACACTTTCCGGCCAAATCGACCCTGCAGGAAAATATCAAGGCCCTGAGCGAAGAGGCCTGGCTGGCGATTCACCAGTTTCTGCTCGCCTACGCCCAGCAGGCTAAGATCGAGAACGGCCGGAAGATCCGACTCGACTCCACCGCCGTCCAAACGGATATCCACCGGCCGACCGATGCGACGTTGCTCTGGGACGGGATCCGGGTCATCACCCGCTGGCTGTTTGAGGGCAAGGAACTCAGCCCCTGTCCCGGCTATGGGTGCAGCGATCATCGGCGGGTGGTGAAGAAGCGGTTGCTGTCCATCCAGAACGCTACCAAGCAGGAGACACGCCAGACGGCCTACCGGGATATGCTGCACTATGCCGGTCGCGTGATCGCTTATGCGGAGCAGGCGATCCCCGAGCTTGCCGACTTCGGCGGAGACTCGATTGAAGACTACACTCACGCCCGGGCGCTGGCCGAGAAACTGTCCCGTGCCATTGACCTGCTGCGGCGGGTGATGGACCAGACCGAGCGACGGGTGTTCAAAGGTGAACAGGTACCGGCGTCGGAGAAGATCGTGTCGCTGTTTGAGACGCACACCGACATCCTGGTCAAAGGACGGCGTGAGACGGAGTTTGGGCACAAGGTGTTCCTGACCGGCGGTGCGTCGAACCTGATTCTTGACTGCCTGGTGGAACGAGGCAACCCGGCCGATGCCGAGCGGTTTCTGCCGTTGTTGAAGCGGCATATCGAGCGGTATGGACGCCCGCCCCGGCAGAGCACGGCGGATGGCGGCTTTGCTTCGCAGGCGAACCTGGCGGGAGCCAAGGCAGCAGACGTCAAGGATGTGGTCTTTGCCAAGAAGCGCGGTCTGTCGATCGTGGACATGGCCAAGAGCACGTGGGTTTATCGGCGGTTGCGCAATTTTCGAGCCGGGATCGAGGCGAACATTTCGACGTTGAAACGAAGCTATGGGCTGAAGCGTTGCAACTGGTCGGGTTGGGAAGGCTTCAAGGCATATATCTGGAGTGCGATTGTTGCCTACAACCTCACGGTGCTGGCCCGTATTCAGCTGGCCACGGCCTGA
- a CDS encoding zeta toxin family protein, with protein sequence MNEKKIIILAGPNGAGKTTFAEEFLPKEANCPIFVNADLIAAGLAPFDPERAAFKAGRLMLEEIFQHSRRGESFAFETTLSGRGYARLIPGWRQGGYIVKLFFLQLASPELAIARVRQRVLEGGHNVPEPTIRRRFAGGLWNFDTLYKSIVSEWALYDNSGSAPQHIEEGVNE encoded by the coding sequence ATGAACGAGAAAAAGATCATCATCCTTGCCGGGCCCAACGGGGCCGGGAAAACCACCTTCGCGGAAGAATTCCTGCCCAAGGAGGCCAACTGCCCGATTTTTGTGAATGCAGACCTGATCGCCGCCGGTCTCGCCCCTTTCGATCCGGAACGGGCCGCCTTCAAAGCCGGGCGTCTGATGCTCGAAGAAATTTTTCAGCACTCCCGACGGGGCGAAAGTTTTGCCTTTGAGACCACCTTGAGTGGTCGAGGATATGCCAGGCTCATCCCCGGCTGGCGGCAGGGCGGTTACATCGTCAAACTCTTCTTTTTGCAGCTCGCTTCACCTGAATTGGCTATTGCCCGTGTCCGGCAACGGGTTCTAGAGGGCGGTCATAATGTGCCTGAGCCGACTATCCGGAGGCGGTTTGCGGGCGGACTGTGGAATTTTGATACCTTATATAAATCGATTGTCAGTGAATGGGCATTGTATGATAACTCCGGCAGTGCCCCGCAGCACATCGAAGAAGGAGTGAACGAATGA
- a CDS encoding type I restriction endonuclease — MSALQPKQWTALGFSVVNRVRALGLLNCSSLGMEARFGATQLALFGFTARHTATCGSSSILYIKKETGKAALMIFSEDSRVKIPCILHLVRLGYRYLSLKNAIWDEETNIFPDLFRAAMVQINSGLDADDIDQLLTDVKLLLENEALGKAFYEKITERSGIRLIDLAEFSNNSFHVVTELTCKNGDDEFRPDITLLINAMPLVFIEVKKLNNREGVLAERNRIITRCRNPRFRRFLNITQLMVFSTNMEYDDGSPQLIEGAFYASPSYDVPTFNYFREEEELFLSELLAHEDDSVENEVLKDNNLSVIKHSPEFASNKSPDTPTKKNPEYWNGYIPFFTPTDADGTMFKFSTADSITEEGLKKSSTKLFAKDTVFITARGSVGKLVLTGSDMAMNQSCYALCAKPGISHTYLFFLAKELIHHLQVKSSGSVFNSIVSNDIQCTLLAIPDSAVVEKYAAVVEPAFERIANNTKENQHLTHLRDWLLPLLMNGQVTVA, encoded by the coding sequence TTGAGTGCTTTGCAGCCCAAGCAGTGGACTGCGCTTGGCTTCTCAGTGGTGAACAGAGTGCGCGCCCTAGGTCTGCTGAACTGCAGCTCTCTGGGGATGGAGGCCCGTTTTGGCGCGACCCAGCTCGCCTTATTCGGTTTCACCGCCCGCCATACCGCTACCTGCGGCAGCTCGAGTATTTTGTACATAAAAAAAGAAACAGGCAAGGCTGCTCTGATGATTTTCAGCGAAGACTCACGGGTCAAAATCCCCTGCATTCTTCATTTGGTGCGGCTTGGATATCGTTACCTTTCTCTCAAGAATGCGATATGGGATGAAGAGACCAATATTTTTCCGGACCTGTTTCGCGCCGCTATGGTCCAGATCAATTCCGGCTTGGATGCTGACGATATTGATCAGCTGCTAACCGACGTCAAACTATTGCTGGAAAATGAGGCCCTCGGCAAGGCTTTCTATGAAAAGATCACAGAGCGCTCTGGTATCCGGCTGATAGACCTCGCCGAGTTCTCAAACAACAGCTTTCATGTGGTCACGGAACTGACCTGCAAGAACGGTGACGATGAATTCAGGCCCGACATCACCCTACTCATCAATGCTATGCCGCTGGTATTCATCGAGGTCAAGAAACTCAACAACCGTGAAGGCGTACTGGCAGAACGCAACCGCATCATCACCCGCTGCCGCAATCCCCGCTTCCGGCGCTTTCTCAACATCACCCAGCTGATGGTGTTCTCCACCAACATGGAGTACGACGACGGTTCGCCTCAGCTCATTGAGGGGGCTTTCTATGCCAGCCCGTCTTACGACGTGCCAACCTTCAACTATTTCAGGGAAGAGGAAGAACTGTTTCTATCAGAATTGCTGGCCCACGAGGATGATTCGGTTGAAAACGAGGTGCTCAAAGACAATAACCTCAGCGTCATCAAGCACAGTCCGGAATTTGCCAGCAACAAATCACCCGACACGCCGACCAAAAAGAACCCCGAATATTGGAACGGCTACATTCCTTTCTTTACGCCCACGGATGCCGACGGCACCATGTTTAAATTTTCAACAGCAGACTCCATCACCGAGGAAGGCTTAAAAAAAAGCAGCACCAAGCTTTTCGCGAAGGATACCGTCTTCATCACGGCCCGAGGGTCAGTCGGCAAGCTGGTTTTGACTGGTTCCGACATGGCAATGAACCAATCGTGCTATGCGCTTTGCGCCAAGCCCGGTATCAGTCACACCTACCTGTTCTTCCTTGCCAAGGAATTGATTCACCATTTGCAGGTGAAGTCCTCAGGCTCGGTCTTCAACTCCATCGTCTCAAACGACATTCAATGCACCCTCCTTGCCATCCCAGACTCCGCCGTTGTCGAGAAATACGCCGCAGTTGTTGAACCCGCGTTCGAACGGATAGCCAACAACACGAAGGAAAACCAGCACCTCACCCATCTCCGCGACTGGCTCCTGCCTCTGTTGATGAACGGCCAGGTTACGGTAGCGTAA
- a CDS encoding iron-containing alcohol dehydrogenase has translation MNFEFYNPTHLIFGTGKLSHLGDVISTYGKKALLVTGGGSVKRNGTFDRATASLEAAGMSFAECDGVEPNPRITTVKRGARIARDQGCDVIIALGGGSTMDAAKVMAAAYYYDGDPWDMIHHGQPRPHVPTRALPVITVPTLAATGSEMNMGAVISNEQTKEKSFVQAPCLYPKAALVDPELTLSVPRDQTAYGVCDLLTHVTEAYFNGVDATPLQDRFAEGVILTAMEWGPKAVADGRDLEARTQVQWASIVALNGWVNAGTNGGFPVHMIEHTLSAYHDITHAAGLAVINPSWMRFAARHRSDKFVQFAERIFGFTAKGTDDLDCALQGIDRFEDFLKSIGCPTRLSELPVDDSLFTRYAQDTLRVLHDKKGRLPGRPPMSENDIIEVLKAAR, from the coding sequence ATGAACTTCGAATTCTACAATCCCACTCATCTCATCTTTGGCACCGGGAAACTTTCGCACCTCGGTGACGTGATCAGCACGTACGGGAAAAAAGCGTTGCTGGTCACCGGGGGCGGGAGCGTCAAGCGAAACGGCACGTTCGACCGGGCTACGGCGAGCCTTGAGGCCGCCGGCATGAGCTTCGCTGAATGTGACGGCGTCGAACCCAACCCGAGAATCACCACGGTCAAGCGCGGTGCACGAATCGCCCGCGACCAGGGCTGCGACGTGATCATCGCGCTGGGTGGCGGCAGCACCATGGACGCCGCCAAGGTCATGGCCGCCGCCTACTACTATGATGGCGACCCCTGGGACATGATCCATCACGGTCAACCCCGGCCCCATGTCCCGACCCGCGCCCTGCCCGTCATCACCGTACCGACGCTGGCGGCCACCGGCTCCGAAATGAACATGGGCGCAGTCATCTCCAACGAGCAAACCAAAGAGAAATCATTCGTCCAGGCCCCCTGCCTCTACCCCAAAGCGGCGCTGGTCGACCCCGAACTCACACTCAGCGTTCCTCGAGATCAGACCGCCTATGGGGTGTGCGATCTGCTCACCCATGTGACTGAAGCCTACTTCAACGGGGTCGACGCGACGCCCCTTCAGGACCGGTTTGCCGAGGGCGTCATTCTCACCGCCATGGAATGGGGACCCAAAGCCGTTGCCGATGGCAGAGACCTGGAAGCACGAACGCAGGTCCAATGGGCATCGATCGTCGCCCTTAACGGGTGGGTGAACGCCGGCACCAACGGCGGTTTTCCGGTACACATGATTGAGCACACCCTGTCCGCCTATCATGACATCACGCACGCGGCCGGGCTGGCTGTCATCAATCCTTCCTGGATGCGTTTTGCGGCACGACACCGGTCGGACAAATTCGTGCAGTTCGCCGAACGCATCTTCGGCTTCACGGCCAAAGGCACCGACGATCTGGATTGCGCCCTGCAGGGCATCGACCGTTTCGAGGACTTTCTCAAGAGCATCGGTTGCCCCACTCGCCTGTCCGAACTGCCTGTCGACGATTCACTTTTCACCCGTTACGCCCAGGATACCCTGCGCGTCCTCCACGACAAAAAAGGTCGCCTCCCCGGCCGTCCGCCTATGAGCGAAAACGACATTATCGAGGTACTGAAGGCCGCACGGTAA
- a CDS encoding ATP-binding protein — translation MTGIARQRLEKKKGNRRRRFTTVWLLLVSLGLVLITTGSGRTAEQAVRVGIYDNPPKVFTDESGRPAGIFVDIFSEVARRERWSLSFVNGTWGEGLDRLAAGQIDLMPDVALTAERDLRFDFHRIPVLSSWFQVYSRQGSGITSLVDLDGKTVVVLEQSVQQQAFETLVDGFGLQVTIVPLPDYRASFAMVADGRADAAITNRFFGVMHAAEFGLQDTAVVFNPSHLFFAAPNGSNGDLLAAIDRHLGDLKGDPQSVYYRSLKRWTMEEVRLSVPSWLKNSLIGAGGILVLALFGSAALRRQVNARTREIARHSEQLQIMNRILRTTVSRLDLEHVITHALDGVLELTGCPAGVMYLRDGNTGELLPKRSVGLDGQGHELTRRYAEACYQQLSNGTGDLRVCVFPGTAGQPATDRSGLVFPIILRDRVFGMLCAVSDRAAPLTFDSPEIAEDICVAVALALDNSRLYETVRQHAVDLEKQVVVRTAELATAMERAQAADHLKSAFLATMSHELRTPLNSIIGFTGILLQELAGPLNQEQHKQLTMVRDSSRHLLALINDVLDISKIEAGQLTLDPSTFDVAPSLRRSVDSVAPLARQKGLELRLDIDGGVATLHADQRRFEQVLLNLLNNGIKFTAEGFVELRCRCDGDHYLLTVADSGIGINEGELDGLFQPFHQIDTGLTRSHEGTGLGLSICRKLVEMMGGTIGVESRWGEGSVFTVRLPRQSGGSDA, via the coding sequence ATGACAGGGATTGCCAGGCAGCGTTTGGAGAAAAAGAAAGGCAACCGAAGGCGCCGGTTTACCACGGTCTGGTTGCTGCTGGTGTCTCTTGGTCTGGTGTTGATCACGACCGGTTCCGGCCGGACTGCCGAACAGGCCGTTCGGGTCGGTATCTATGACAACCCGCCCAAAGTATTTACCGACGAGTCCGGCCGCCCGGCCGGTATCTTTGTCGATATTTTCAGCGAGGTGGCGCGCCGGGAACGGTGGTCCCTGTCGTTTGTCAACGGCACCTGGGGCGAGGGGCTGGACCGTCTGGCGGCCGGGCAGATCGACCTGATGCCGGACGTCGCACTGACGGCGGAGCGCGACCTGCGCTTCGATTTTCACCGCATCCCGGTCCTTTCCTCCTGGTTTCAGGTCTATTCGCGCCAGGGAAGTGGTATCACCTCCCTTGTTGATCTTGACGGCAAGACGGTGGTGGTGCTTGAGCAATCGGTCCAGCAACAGGCCTTTGAAACCCTGGTCGACGGGTTTGGGCTGCAGGTGACGATAGTGCCGTTGCCCGACTATCGTGCCAGCTTCGCGATGGTTGCCGACGGACGGGCCGATGCGGCCATCACCAACCGGTTTTTCGGTGTGATGCATGCAGCCGAATTCGGTTTGCAGGATACGGCGGTGGTTTTCAACCCCTCCCACCTCTTTTTTGCCGCGCCGAACGGCAGCAACGGCGATCTGCTGGCGGCTATCGATCGTCATCTCGGCGATTTGAAGGGTGATCCGCAATCGGTCTATTATCGCTCACTGAAACGGTGGACGATGGAGGAGGTGCGGTTGAGCGTGCCGAGCTGGCTCAAAAACAGCCTCATCGGGGCGGGGGGAATCCTGGTTCTGGCCCTGTTCGGAAGTGCGGCGCTGCGCCGTCAGGTAAATGCGCGAACCAGGGAGATTGCCAGGCACAGCGAGCAGCTGCAGATCATGAACCGGATCCTGCGTACCACCGTGTCGCGATTGGATCTGGAACACGTTATCACCCACGCTCTGGACGGGGTTCTCGAACTGACCGGTTGTCCGGCCGGGGTCATGTATCTGCGAGACGGCAACACGGGTGAATTGCTGCCGAAGCGTTCTGTGGGTCTCGACGGGCAGGGGCATGAACTGACTCGACGTTATGCGGAAGCGTGCTATCAACAGCTGAGCAACGGTACCGGCGACCTGCGGGTCTGTGTTTTTCCGGGGACTGCCGGGCAACCGGCGACGGACCGCTCCGGCCTCGTCTTTCCGATCATCCTGCGCGACCGGGTGTTCGGGATGCTCTGCGCCGTGTCCGACAGGGCTGCACCCCTGACGTTCGACAGCCCGGAAATTGCCGAGGATATCTGCGTTGCAGTGGCGCTGGCCCTGGACAATTCACGTCTCTATGAGACCGTGCGGCAGCACGCGGTGGACTTGGAAAAGCAAGTTGTGGTACGTACCGCCGAACTGGCCACGGCGATGGAACGCGCCCAGGCGGCCGACCACCTGAAATCGGCTTTTCTCGCCACCATGTCGCACGAGCTGCGAACGCCACTCAACTCAATCATCGGTTTTACCGGCATCCTGTTGCAGGAGTTGGCCGGTCCGCTCAACCAGGAGCAGCACAAACAGCTGACCATGGTACGCGACAGTTCCCGTCACTTGCTTGCCCTGATCAACGACGTCCTGGATATTTCGAAGATCGAGGCCGGACAATTGACCCTCGACCCGTCCACCTTCGACGTGGCGCCTTCCCTCCGTCGCAGTGTCGATAGCGTCGCACCGCTGGCCCGGCAGAAAGGGCTCGAACTGCGGCTGGACATTGACGGGGGCGTAGCGACGCTCCATGCCGATCAGCGACGCTTTGAGCAGGTTTTGCTCAACCTACTCAACAACGGTATTAAGTTCACCGCCGAGGGGTTTGTCGAGCTGCGCTGTCGGTGTGACGGCGATCACTACCTGCTGACCGTCGCCGATAGCGGCATCGGTATCAACGAGGGGGAACTGGACGGGCTTTTTCAGCCATTTCATCAAATCGACACCGGGTTGACGCGCAGTCACGAGGGCACTGGGCTCGGGCTGTCGATCTGTCGCAAACTGGTCGAAATGATGGGAGGCACCATCGGCGTCGAAAGCCGGTGGGGCGAGGGGAGTGTCTTTACCGTTCGTCTGCCGAGACAATCGGGAGGAAGCGATGCCTGA
- a CDS encoding response regulator, giving the protein MPELLLVIEDNPNNFYLMKFLLEKHGYLVVGAENGQLGIELALARRPRAILLDIQLPEMDGYTVAGKLRSHPELKAIPIIAVTSYAMAGDRERILAAGATAYIEKPINPDTFVDEIKSICNGSPQKGT; this is encoded by the coding sequence ATGCCTGAACTGCTGTTGGTGATCGAAGACAATCCGAACAATTTTTATTTGATGAAATTTTTGCTGGAAAAGCACGGCTATCTGGTGGTCGGTGCGGAAAACGGTCAACTCGGCATAGAACTGGCGTTGGCACGGCGGCCCCGGGCCATCCTGCTCGATATCCAGTTGCCGGAGATGGATGGGTACACCGTTGCCGGGAAGTTGCGCTCCCATCCCGAGCTGAAGGCCATTCCCATCATCGCGGTCACCTCGTATGCGATGGCCGGCGACCGTGAGCGCATCCTCGCCGCCGGCGCCACCGCCTACATCGAGAAACCCATCAACCCGGACACCTTTGTCGATGAAATCAAAAGCATCTGTAACGGTTCGCCACAGAAAGGGACATGA
- a CDS encoding hybrid sensor histidine kinase/response regulator has translation MRILVVDDRQDSRYLLEVLLTAHGHQILTACHGAEALQKLGQEDVELIVSDILMPVMDGFQLCQTVKKDETLRRIPFLFYTATYTGSKDEDLALRIGADAFLQKPCEPEVFINVINKLAVGGGRDVATDRELADEEELLVLYNQRLVRKLEQKMVEAEREIEERKKVEAALRQSQQHLMAAQRLASIGDFTWDVGSGEVSWSHSLCELLGYDDLFSFDHRQFDDTLYHPDDRDRVRRWLEECLHSGQERLTPLEYRVLRKDGTIRFVRTVGTIDRRSDKGPQVFATVQDITETKLIEAQLLQAQKLESIGRLAGGVAHDYNNMLSVIIGYAELALSRVAEGDSLRSDLQEILAAAGRSRDITRQLLAFARKESISPVVLDLNEAVGVMLKVLRRLIGEDIDLVWMPGAELWPVKMDPAQLDQMLANLCVNARDAIADVGKITIETKRVTMDQAYYARHLDSVPGDFVMLAVADDGCGMDRATLDQIFEPFFTTKDVGRGTGLGLATVYGIVQQNNGFINVYSEPSQGTVFSIYLPRHRGALLEQTVAEAPQQSNGNGELILVVEDEAAIMRLTERILGSLNYRVVIARTVSEALGLAQRHGDELALLITDVVMPEMNGRDLADRLRSRHPHLKCLFMSGYTADVIAHRGILEQDVHFIQKPFSRNDLARTVRSVLDA, from the coding sequence ATGCGTATCTTAGTTGTCGATGATCGACAGGATAGTCGTTATCTCCTTGAGGTATTGCTCACCGCGCATGGGCACCAGATCCTGACCGCCTGTCACGGGGCCGAGGCGTTGCAAAAGCTTGGACAGGAAGATGTCGAGCTGATTGTCAGCGATATCCTGATGCCGGTGATGGACGGTTTCCAGCTGTGTCAAACGGTGAAGAAAGACGAGACCCTGCGGCGCATTCCGTTTCTTTTTTATACCGCCACCTACACCGGGTCCAAGGACGAGGACTTGGCGCTGCGCATCGGAGCTGACGCTTTTTTGCAGAAGCCCTGTGAACCGGAGGTGTTCATTAACGTAATCAACAAGCTGGCTGTCGGCGGCGGCCGAGACGTTGCGACCGACCGGGAGTTGGCCGACGAGGAAGAGCTGCTGGTCTTGTACAACCAGCGCCTGGTCCGCAAGCTCGAACAGAAGATGGTCGAGGCCGAACGTGAAATCGAAGAGCGCAAAAAGGTGGAAGCGGCGCTGCGGCAGAGCCAGCAGCACCTGATGGCCGCGCAGCGCCTGGCCTCCATCGGCGATTTTACCTGGGATGTGGGCAGTGGGGAGGTGAGCTGGTCACACTCCCTGTGCGAGTTGCTCGGCTATGACGATCTCTTTTCTTTCGACCATCGGCAATTCGATGACACCCTGTATCATCCCGACGATCGTGACCGGGTCAGGCGCTGGCTCGAAGAATGTCTCCATTCCGGACAGGAGCGGCTGACGCCGCTGGAATACCGGGTCCTGCGCAAAGACGGGACGATCCGGTTCGTGCGTACCGTCGGTACCATCGATCGCAGGAGCGACAAGGGGCCGCAGGTGTTTGCCACCGTTCAGGATATCACCGAGACCAAGCTCATCGAAGCCCAACTGCTGCAGGCTCAGAAGTTGGAGTCGATCGGTCGGTTGGCCGGCGGGGTGGCGCATGACTACAACAACATGCTCAGCGTCATCATCGGCTATGCCGAACTGGCGTTGAGTCGGGTTGCAGAAGGTGACTCGCTGCGCAGCGATCTGCAGGAGATTCTGGCTGCCGCCGGCCGTTCTCGGGACATTACCCGGCAATTGCTCGCTTTTGCCCGCAAGGAATCGATTTCTCCCGTGGTGCTTGATCTCAACGAGGCGGTGGGGGTCATGCTCAAGGTCCTGCGGCGGCTCATCGGCGAGGATATCGATCTGGTCTGGATGCCCGGGGCGGAGCTCTGGCCGGTAAAAATGGACCCGGCCCAACTCGACCAGATGCTGGCCAACCTCTGCGTCAATGCCCGTGACGCCATCGCCGATGTCGGCAAAATCACCATCGAGACCAAACGGGTGACCATGGACCAGGCCTATTATGCACGACACCTCGACTCAGTGCCCGGCGATTTTGTCATGCTCGCCGTCGCCGATGACGGCTGCGGAATGGATCGGGCGACACTGGACCAGATTTTCGAGCCCTTTTTCACCACCAAGGACGTGGGCCGGGGGACCGGCCTCGGGCTGGCCACCGTCTATGGTATCGTTCAGCAGAATAATGGATTTATCAACGTGTATAGTGAACCGAGCCAAGGGACGGTTTTTTCCATCTATCTGCCCCGCCACCGCGGTGCATTACTTGAACAAACGGTGGCGGAGGCTCCGCAGCAGTCAAACGGCAACGGGGAGCTGATTCTGGTGGTCGAAGATGAGGCCGCCATCATGAGGTTGACCGAGCGTATTCTCGGCTCCCTCAACTACCGGGTAGTTATCGCCCGGACCGTGTCCGAGGCTCTGGGTCTGGCCCAGCGCCACGGAGATGAGTTGGCCCTGCTGATAACCGACGTGGTGATGCCGGAGATGAACGGCCGCGACCTGGCTGATCGTCTCCGTTCCCGCCACCCGCACCTGAAATGTCTGTTCATGTCCGGCTACACCGCTGATGTGATTGCCCATCGCGGCATACTGGAACAAGATGTCCATTTCATCCAGAAACCCTTTTCGCGAAACGATCTGGCCCGCACCGTCCGGTCAGTCCTCGATGCGTAA